The sequence TGGATGATCTCGTTCTTCTCATTGTAACAAGTTCGCTTATGACAATGAGAAGGGCGGTGCTCGGGGAAAGAAATCGGCAAAGCCAAGTAGGCTTAGTTAGAGTAAGCTTGCAAAAACGCAAGCTTACTCTAACTAAGTCATTGGGCTTCACTCGATTTCTAACGACAAAGCCCGAAAAGCAAGGGCTTTGTCTACCCCTCTCTTGCAAGTTCGCTTCTTCGTGAGCGAACCCTTCTCACTGTTTGCGCGAATTGTTCAGTCTCTCCTGAACAAAGAAAGGAGAGAGGAACAGATGAAAACCATTTATGAAATTTTAAGAATCAAACAGGTAATCAAAGAGGTAGAAGGGGACGAGAAGTTTATCATTCGTTCACCGGAGGATGCAGCGAAGATTGCGGCAGAGTTTATTGGCGATGAGGACAGAGAGGTATTTTTCGTGATGTGCCTAAATACCAAAAATAGAGTAGTAGCTGTTCACCGTTGCCATGTTGGAGGATTAAATGTAAGCTTAGTTATTCCAAGAGAAGTGTTTAAGTCTGCCATCTTAAATAACTCTGCATCCATTATTTTGAGCCATCAGCATCCAAGCGGGGATACATATCCAAGCAGAGAAGATATAGATGTAACTAAAAGATTAGTAGAATGCGGAAAGATCCTAGTGATTGATGTATTGGATCACTCTGCGCTGTGGTTAATCCTTGTTCCCTTTTGTAGCCCAATACCAAGACAGCAAAACGAAATCATTAATGAGGGTAATGAAGCGAATGAGCGGAATTATTGGAGGAAAGAAGAAATAAAGAAGTTTCTTACAATAACAAAACAGGATGAAGAAACCTAAGCTAATAAGAGAACAAAAACCCCCTGGTATGTCCAAAAGGGTATAATTCCATCAGGAAGCTACTAAACTTTCCCCTATATCATTATAATGGGGTTATACTTTTTAGTCTTATTTGGGACTATTTTACTATAAACCTTCTACTCTAATATCAAGGTGTTTCAATTTTCCTTTTGTACTCTGATAACAATTCATCTATTGATGTATCACTAACAATAGAAAACAAATCTTCAGTTGTTTTTTTCCGCTTCTTCCCTAATTAATTTTTCAGCCTCATCGTATAATTTGTATTCAAAATGAAAGGACTTTTAACTTGGTTAAACAAAAGGCCAGTATTTAGCTTTATAGTACCTAACCATTTCATGATTTCAAAAAACTAAGACCCTGCGTTTGGGTTTTAGTTTTTTATTCCAATATTTTAATCGAATGGGTATAAAATCCTTTTTTTTGGCGACATTATACCTGCAGATTGTGATTGTATTGAGTTAGATAAAGAGGAGGGGCAGTGATGCATAATAATGCCTTTACAAATTTGGAAAGGTCGATCTTCCGAGCGAATCCTGACTATGAGTTGGTATCGCTTGAAACTTTGCCGCCGGAAGAGAGAAAGAATCTCGAGTTCCTCACCAGTGACCCTAGTCACTACGGAATACTCAAACCACGCTCATCCGGACTAACTCCCAAGTCCATTAGCAAAGAGACCGCAAAATTATTGAACATACTCCAACAGCCTAATCACCTGCCCAACTTTGTCAAAGAAACGCTTCATGAACAATGCAATCAGTTGATTGCCAAGTTTGTATTGGATGGTATCCTGGAGGTTCTGATCGGTGAGTCTTTCGTATGCGGCGTGAATGCTTATGAGTTGCTCTATGGTGAAAATCAATTATCAGAGACTGTGGATAGCAGGATCCAACAACTCTCAAGGCATGCGCTCCAGTATGCACAGTTCCTAGAGATTGATGATGTGAATCAACTAACAGCACGCCTATATTCCTACAACCGAATTCCATTATCCTCCGAGTGGATGCGAATATATCCGACAACTGATGCGGTCTTTGAGCGGTTGGTTGCCCAATCAGGTCCCAACTTTAAAAAAATGTTGGACACAAATTGGACAAAAATCTCGGACGGAATCAATGGAGGATGGTTGAGCTGGAGTTTGAAGCAGTCAGGCCGAATAGACCGGTCCGCTTTTAATTATAAACTTTATATCAGCCCCAGACCCGAGCCTGAGGTTATGTGTGCGGCATTTCAAGAATGTACAGCCGTTTTTACCGATCTACAGGTACGGCATTTCAAAGTTGGAAAGGATGCTGTTGGCCTGTTGCGTCCTGATAAGATGGTTGCGTACTTTACCACTTTTGAAGAATGTGAGGAAACGGCCCGCCGTCTCCAACAAACACTGCAGGGTTGCCCGGCACAAGGAACACCATTTACAGCCGAATTTACAAAAGATGGTCTGCTCTCTTGGGGAATGGACCCTCCGCACTACACGCACCGGTCCGGCTGGCAGGATACTTCCAGCTGGCGCATCTGGGTGAGTTCCCGTTTAGCTACTGCCCTGCATGTGGCCAAAGCCACATCCTATAGCCGGATTGAACCGTGGCGATTCGCGTTGCAACGCCTCGATCTGGAGGGGGTAGACACCGACACATGGGCACCGAATAAAAAAATCTGGCAAAAATTGTAAGGAGGATTAACCGATGTCCAATCAAGATGCTTTCATTCTTCCAGAAGATGTGGTTTTAATCCCTGTAAGAGATATGCCCAAGCATATCCTGAAACAGGTGGAGTATGAGGAAACTGACTATGTAATCTCTCGCGTGTCGTCACGTCATAGATCCAGAATCATCGACGCAGAATTTGCGGACTTGATTCGCGAGTTCAAAACTGCCAAGACCATTGTTCAAGCGATTATCGGCTTTAGCAAGGCAAAAAAAATGGACCCGGAACAGACATTGGAAAACGGATTTCCAATGCTCCAGCGTTTTATTCATGCGGATATACTGGTACCGAAAAACTCTGAAAAATCCAAAACCATCACTTCTTCCTTTAAACCGGGTGTCCACATCGCGGAATATGAAGTGGTACAATGTATTAGCTATACGGAAGACACGGAGCTCTACCAAGTCAAGGATGTAAACGGTCATTTGGCCGCCCTGAAGATCGCCCGTCCCGAACGCAACGAGGAAATGAAAAACCTCTTGGTACGGGAGGCTGCTATCTTGAAACACTTGGATGGTCAGCATGTCCCGAAATTGTTGGATTCTGGAACTTTCCAAAATGCAGACTATCTCGTACTTGAATGGTTCGACGGTGCTACTCTGGCCGTATTTGTTCAAAATTTGCGGAATCTACGTGAAGGGAAAGATTGTAAAACACGCTTTCGCTTGTGTCGAAACATCCTTGTGGCATACGCTTACCTTCACAAGAAAGGTATCATTCATGGAGATATTCACGACAAGAACATCTTGGTAGATGATAATACAAACGTCAAAATCATTGATTTTGGCATTTCGTTAATGGATAGGAACGATTCCGATCTAACGGAAGCACATCGAGCAGGGTTTGCTTTTTATTTTGAACCAGAATTTGTAGAATCCTATTTGACCCGACAGTTGCCTCCCCGTGCAAACTATTTGTCAGATCAGTATTCGTTGGCTGCACTGCTGTATTACATCTTGACAGATTCTTATTACCTGGACTTATCTTATGACAAAAATGAATTGTTCAGACAAATAGCAAAGGATGACCCGCTGCCTTTCTCCAATCATGGTATCGAATGGCCCGAGGTAGAAAATGTGCTCAGAAAAGCTTTAAGCAAGACACCAGCCCAACGCTTTCCGTCTGTTTCCGAATTTTTGAAATGCTTCAGCAAAATTACAACGGAGCCGGTAATTACGCGGATGCAACCTGAAGAAACGGCAGAACCTGTCGACTTGAGCAATGCCCAGCGCTTGTTGGACGATGTGTTGGAAAGAATGGGTCATTTGTCAAGCCCTTTGCTGTCGGAAGATTATCCAACGGCTCCTACATGCTCTGTTAACTATGGAATGGCAGGCATTGCATATGGGTTGTATCGAATAGCTATGAATCGTAAGGATGCTGAATTACTTTCGGTTGCGGATGTTTGGTTGAGCAAAGCCGTTGCGCAAACCGAAGCCAAAGCTGAGCGGGCCTTTACCAATGTGCAGCTAGAGCTGACCGCGGAAACTGTAGGGCGTATCTCTCCGTACCACACGGCAAGCGGAGTTTATCTAGTGCAAGCCTTGATTAGCCGTGCACGGGGGGATTTCTTCGAACAACATTCGGCGATTGAAAAATTTATGGCTGCAACAAATGCATCATGTGAAAACTTAGACTTTAAAATTGACAAGTCGAGTGTACTACCTTGTGACAACTTAGACCTTACACTTGGCAAGTCGAGTGTACTTCTT is a genomic window of Niallia sp. XMNu-256 containing:
- a CDS encoding lanthionine synthetase LanC family protein, with amino-acid sequence MSNQDAFILPEDVVLIPVRDMPKHILKQVEYEETDYVISRVSSRHRSRIIDAEFADLIREFKTAKTIVQAIIGFSKAKKMDPEQTLENGFPMLQRFIHADILVPKNSEKSKTITSSFKPGVHIAEYEVVQCISYTEDTELYQVKDVNGHLAALKIARPERNEEMKNLLVREAAILKHLDGQHVPKLLDSGTFQNADYLVLEWFDGATLAVFVQNLRNLREGKDCKTRFRLCRNILVAYAYLHKKGIIHGDIHDKNILVDDNTNVKIIDFGISLMDRNDSDLTEAHRAGFAFYFEPEFVESYLTRQLPPRANYLSDQYSLAALLYYILTDSYYLDLSYDKNELFRQIAKDDPLPFSNHGIEWPEVENVLRKALSKTPAQRFPSVSEFLKCFSKITTEPVITRMQPEETAEPVDLSNAQRLLDDVLERMGHLSSPLLSEDYPTAPTCSVNYGMAGIAYGLYRIAMNRKDAELLSVADVWLSKAVAQTEAKAERAFTNVQLELTAETVGRISPYHTASGVYLVQALISRARGDFFEQHSAIEKFMAATNASCENLDFKIDKSSVLPCDNLDLTLGKSSVLLACSILLDSITDNELADKNSLLALGNELMTSIWNQLNLLPTIQECRGLPLLGIAHGWGGLLYAAMRWCESSSLPIPSHIVNRLYQLAELGDIKGNGIGWRREYSKYKQPDYLPGWCNGSAGMVFLWTLAHQILKDEKFLVLAEKTAWNVWEEPIFSGNLCCGLAGQAYGMLHLYKHAGDTNWLYRAQEFAKRASVNIKSNPINISNSLYKGEVGVAVLLSDLAKPEASCLPLFEKEMF